The following proteins are co-located in the Eublepharis macularius isolate TG4126 chromosome 5, MPM_Emac_v1.0, whole genome shotgun sequence genome:
- the LOC129331089 gene encoding Krueppel-like factor 15: protein MVSVHHSKLVSSSGPFITSASVRLDSPADALEPDMPPLNLLEDCNGEQASDPAILSNLPCPLEMDVAQSKVKKEVEKPESTIYEAHLKLPDFYTELSRDFIPTLEEIEEFLNEKTAPLKDELNDKQQAGGQLEIKSEINLSSPENQYTSRSPLDEDLSSCAAAGVEAEGTSIPETMGNIPVVLQIQPFHASESSSSIQGPTGDIKVAQLVIKMQGQSVTILPQVIQRPRIGRDQKYVRIAPLPVALRPGVIGSTRNMEAKIPKTSSSVIRVHKCTHPGCTKMYTKSSHLKAHFRRHTGEKPYTCTWPDCGWRFSRSDELSRHKRSHSGLKPYQCQVCEKKFARSDHLSKHMKIHKASFSSGSQTGQGYGNS, encoded by the exons ATGGTGTCAGTACATCACAGCAAACTGGTGTCTTCTTCAGGGCCATTCATTACCTCAGCTTCTGTTCGATTAGATAGCCCTGCAGATGCACTCGAGCCTGATATGCCACCATTAAACCTGCTGGAGGATTGTAATGGAGAACAAGCATCAGATCCAGCAATTCTTTCCAACCTTCCCTGCCCATTGGAGATGGATGTTGCACAATCTAAGGTAAAGAAGGAAGTGGAAAAACCCGAGAGCACCATCTATGAGGCCCATCTCAAGCTACCTGATTTTTACACAGAACTCTCGAGAGATTTCATCCCAACCCTGGAGGAGATTGAGGAGTTCCTGAATGAGAAGACAGCCCCTCTTAAGGATGAGCTGAATGACAAGCAGCAAGCAGGAGGACAGCTTGAGATAAAATCGGAGATCAATTTGAGCAGCCCTGAGAATCAGTATACCTCTAGAAGTCCTCTAGATGAAGACCTTTCAAGCTGTGCTGCAGCTGGTGTGGAAGCTGAGGGTACAagcattcctgaaacaatgggaaaTATTCCTGTTGTTCTTCAGATCCAGCCATTTCATGCAAGTGAAAGTAGTTCATCAATTCAGGGCCCTACTGGGGATATCAAAGTGGCTCAACTGGTCATCAAAATGCAAGGCCAGAGTGTGACCATTCTTCCTCAGGTTATCCAGAGACCTAGGATAGGAAGAGACCAGAAGTATGTACGAATAGCCCCTTTGCCTGTGGCACTGAGGCCGGGGGTCATTGGAAGCACAAGGAACATGGAAGCCAAGATCCCCAAAACCTCTTCTTCAGTCATCCGAGTCCACAAGTGCACACATCCTGGCTGCACCAAGATGTACACCAAAAGCTCTCATCTGAAGGCGCACTTCCGACGCCACACTGGAGAAAAGCCATATACCTGTACGTGGCCTGACTGTGGCTGGCG GTTTTCTCGTTCGGATGAACTCTCTCGCCACAAGCGTTCCCATTCTGGACTGAAGCCTTACCAGTGCCAAGTTTGTGAGAAGAAATTTGCCCGCAGTGACCACTTATCCAAACATATGAAGATCCACAAAGCGTCATttagttcaggaagccagacaggtcagggttATGGTAACAGTTAA